In Thermococcus stetteri, the following proteins share a genomic window:
- a CDS encoding GTP-binding protein, with the protein MKRVKLGHHYYYVVTPEDLSTRKFRGKNIVLEGAIEDKPLVEFLPMELPSWRTTFKIHGFSVEFAGSPCVGKGDTVKVYGRFVGEGIIATAIETERAIFTTEE; encoded by the coding sequence ATGAAGAGGGTCAAGCTGGGCCATCACTATTACTACGTTGTAACTCCTGAGGATCTCTCAACGAGGAAATTTAGGGGAAAGAACATCGTTCTTGAAGGGGCCATTGAGGATAAGCCCCTTGTAGAGTTCCTCCCCATGGAGCTCCCAAGCTGGAGGACGACGTTCAAGATCCACGGGTTTTCCGTCGAGTTCGCGGGAAGCCCATGCGTTGGAAAAGGGGACACCGTGAAAGTCTACGGCCGCTTTGTTGGGGAAGGGATAATAGCGACGGCCATCGAGACCGAGAGGGCCATCTTCACGACGGAGGAATGA
- a CDS encoding secondary thiamine-phosphate synthase enzyme YjbQ, translating to MLYEIPISTKERFQIMDITEEVQKMVYRSKVKHGIAVVFTHHTTTGLMINEYESGLIEDFKAKMKELIPRGAGYTHDRIDSNAHAHLRASLLLNPEVVIPIDQAELQLGTWQRILFVELDGPRHRRVYVMVCPCPEFPEE from the coding sequence ATGCTTTATGAAATCCCGATATCCACGAAGGAGAGATTCCAGATAATGGACATAACCGAGGAAGTTCAGAAGATGGTCTACAGATCAAAGGTGAAGCACGGCATAGCCGTTGTTTTCACCCATCACACAACAACTGGCCTCATGATAAACGAGTACGAGAGCGGCCTGATCGAGGATTTCAAGGCCAAGATGAAGGAGCTCATACCCAGAGGGGCCGGCTACACCCACGACAGGATAGACAGCAACGCCCACGCCCATCTGAGGGCTTCCCTTCTCCTGAACCCGGAGGTCGTCATACCCATAGACCAGGCCGAACTCCAGCTTGGGACGTGGCAGAGAATACTCTTCGTTGAGCTCGACGGCCCGAGGCACAGGCGGGTCTACGTGATGGTCTGCCCCTGCCCGGAGTTTCCGGAGGAGTGA
- the wtpA gene encoding tungstate ABC transporter substrate-binding protein WtpA, giving the protein MRKVGLLLTAILLLAVFSAGCISGSSGNTGTSEKEATLIVFHAGSLSIPFQQLENEFSAYAEKNLGVKVKFQDEASGSVKAVRKVTDLHRKADIVAVADYTLIPQMLVPNYTDFYVLFATNEIVIAFTDKSKYADEMKAHPDKWYEILARDDVSFGFSDPNQDPCGYRSVIVMKLADLYYGKPIFETLVEKNTNIYANGTHIYAPKEIQVKTKRLVIRPKETDLTGLVESGSLDYFFIYKSVAEQHNLSYITLPDEINLKDFNKADYYGQVEITLGSTGKTIKAKPIVYGVTVLKDAPNRELAIEFLKFLLGEEGKNVFKENHQDFLNPPVAFGNAPEEIKGLVEVREPTPGQP; this is encoded by the coding sequence ATGAGAAAGGTCGGACTGTTGCTGACGGCAATCCTTCTGCTGGCCGTTTTCTCGGCCGGCTGTATATCGGGCTCTTCGGGAAATACGGGCACCTCTGAGAAGGAAGCAACCCTGATTGTTTTCCACGCGGGCTCGCTCAGCATACCCTTCCAGCAGCTCGAAAACGAGTTCTCCGCCTATGCTGAAAAGAACCTCGGTGTCAAGGTGAAGTTCCAGGACGAGGCGAGCGGGAGCGTTAAGGCCGTCAGGAAGGTCACCGACCTGCACCGGAAGGCCGACATAGTGGCGGTTGCGGACTACACCCTCATACCCCAGATGCTCGTCCCCAACTACACGGACTTCTACGTCCTCTTCGCAACAAACGAGATCGTCATAGCCTTCACGGACAAGAGCAAGTACGCCGACGAGATGAAGGCCCACCCGGATAAGTGGTACGAGATACTGGCACGCGACGACGTTTCCTTCGGCTTCTCAGACCCGAACCAAGACCCCTGTGGCTACCGCTCGGTAATTGTGATGAAGCTCGCCGATCTCTACTACGGGAAGCCGATATTTGAGACGCTGGTGGAGAAGAACACCAACATCTACGCCAACGGCACTCACATCTACGCCCCCAAGGAGATACAGGTCAAGACCAAGAGGCTCGTCATAAGGCCGAAGGAGACAGATTTAACCGGCCTCGTTGAATCCGGAAGCCTTGACTACTTCTTCATCTACAAGAGCGTCGCCGAACAGCACAACCTCAGCTACATCACCCTACCGGACGAGATAAACCTCAAGGACTTCAACAAGGCCGACTACTACGGACAGGTCGAGATAACCCTCGGCTCGACCGGGAAGACGATAAAGGCCAAGCCAATCGTTTACGGCGTCACCGTTCTCAAGGACGCACCCAACAGGGAGCTGGCGATTGAATTCCTCAAGTTCCTGCTCGGAGAAGAGGGCAAGAATGTCTTCAAGGAGAACCACCAGGACTTCCTGAACCCGCCTGTGGCATTCGGAAACGCGCCCGAGGAGATAAAGGGGCTGGTTGAGGTTCGGGAGCCTACTCCCGGACAACCCTGA
- a CDS encoding AbrB/MazE/SpoVT family DNA-binding domain-containing protein, whose protein sequence is MEVVVKRIDAQGRLHLPKELREKLGDEVIIVDLGDRIEVLPRKKADLRRFFDSVEVEELKDWEELKRGLWE, encoded by the coding sequence ATGGAAGTAGTCGTGAAGAGGATAGACGCGCAGGGAAGGCTCCATCTCCCCAAGGAACTCAGGGAGAAGCTCGGTGATGAGGTAATCATCGTTGACTTAGGCGACAGGATTGAAGTTCTCCCGCGGAAAAAGGCCGACCTGAGGAGGTTCTTCGACAGCGTTGAGGTGGAAGAGCTGAAGGATTGGGAAGAGCTCAAGAGGGGGCTGTGGGAGTGA
- the wtpC gene encoding tungstate ABC transporter ATP-binding protein WtpC, which produces MLEVRGISKDYREFHLRDVTFSVKRGEHFIILGPSGAGKTVLLEVIAGIIEPDSGRIFLNGEEDITSLPPEKRGLAYIPQNYALFPNMSVFENIAFGLKVRKAPKAEIERKVRELSEILGISHLLKRKPKTLSGGEQQRVAIARALAVEPKLLLLDEPFANLDVGTRGRLIREMKRWRKELGFTALHVTHSFEEAVSLGDRVGVMLGGRLVQTGPVREVFSRPASEEVAKFLGFENIIEGTADGRTLKANGITIELPIEASGRVRVGVRPEDIVLSAEPLKSSMRNTFEAVVEGVEELGPLVRVRLRAGNTELSAFITRSSVFELGLEAGKKVWVGFKASAVHVF; this is translated from the coding sequence ATGCTGGAAGTTAGGGGGATTTCCAAGGACTACCGCGAGTTTCATCTTAGGGACGTTACCTTCTCGGTTAAACGGGGAGAGCACTTCATAATCCTCGGGCCGAGCGGCGCCGGGAAGACAGTCCTCCTTGAAGTAATAGCAGGGATAATCGAACCCGACTCGGGAAGGATATTCCTGAACGGAGAGGAGGACATAACGAGCCTGCCACCTGAAAAGCGCGGCTTGGCGTACATACCGCAGAACTACGCTCTCTTCCCGAACATGAGCGTCTTCGAAAACATCGCCTTCGGCCTGAAAGTGCGGAAGGCTCCAAAGGCTGAGATAGAGAGGAAGGTACGGGAGCTATCGGAGATCCTGGGCATCTCTCACCTCCTCAAAAGAAAGCCGAAGACCCTGAGCGGCGGTGAACAGCAGAGGGTGGCGATAGCGAGAGCTTTAGCCGTTGAGCCGAAGCTTCTCCTCTTAGATGAGCCCTTTGCAAACCTAGACGTCGGCACGAGGGGAAGGCTTATCAGAGAGATGAAGCGCTGGAGGAAGGAGCTCGGCTTCACGGCCCTCCACGTTACACACTCCTTCGAGGAGGCCGTGAGCCTGGGAGACCGCGTTGGAGTCATGCTCGGTGGAAGGCTCGTACAGACCGGGCCGGTTAGGGAGGTCTTCTCGAGGCCCGCCAGTGAGGAAGTGGCGAAGTTCCTCGGCTTCGAGAACATCATCGAGGGAACCGCCGACGGAAGAACGCTGAAGGCCAACGGGATAACCATAGAGCTTCCCATCGAGGCCTCCGGGAGAGTGAGGGTTGGAGTGAGGCCAGAGGACATCGTGCTATCGGCTGAGCCCTTGAAGAGCTCGATGAGGAACACCTTCGAGGCCGTGGTCGAGGGAGTTGAGGAACTCGGCCCGCTCGTCAGGGTGAGGCTCAGGGCGGGCAATACGGAGCTTTCGGCTTTCATCACGCGCTCCTCGGTCTTCGAGCTCGGCCTCGAGGCAGGTAAAAAAGTGTGGGTGGGCTTCAAGGCAAGCGCGGTTCACGTGTTTTAA
- a CDS encoding tetratricopeptide repeat protein yields MLTVEVLRSVEIIPDPYTRAITYARLGEVLARKKDPLYKEAFLKAFDSLKYINDPELLLRATLAIGYHMGKAGIRAYYKVFLRAVQDSAVLSPPVRDEILALAVKYLISLGDLGQAVSLATEISDRKLAQTTFLLIVKAGSRLIQDSSLKAAYKLRKIKLAVEYITDEPYRSKALLELAKAFVAIGSYESALATIKEINSPEWAKIAFKELTFILSQKGVIDKFIDAFSELANEFNSRFGSDLVVELAEAFLLAGNPKLAVQMLHRLKDPAQVISKIALEVLEKNPAVIPGLLEALPDEEAVIVGKAVMDKILERPTKALENVVKAVARRVRAEPIWVKVARYYTLIGDIEAAKSIGLVLRDPKLRSIVLADVARSYLKQNRIEDAIDAALEVRDSKFVSLLVSEILVRSLSEGGA; encoded by the coding sequence ATGTTGACAGTTGAGGTACTTAGATCCGTTGAAATCATACCCGATCCCTATACGCGTGCGATAACCTACGCAAGGCTAGGGGAGGTTCTGGCCCGCAAAAAAGACCCCCTGTACAAAGAGGCGTTTTTGAAAGCGTTTGATTCCCTAAAGTACATAAACGATCCTGAGCTCCTTCTGAGGGCAACTTTAGCCATTGGATACCACATGGGTAAAGCTGGGATCAGGGCATACTACAAGGTGTTTCTGAGGGCAGTGCAGGACTCTGCTGTTCTTTCTCCTCCAGTTAGGGACGAGATCCTGGCTTTGGCCGTCAAATATCTCATTAGTCTTGGCGACTTGGGGCAGGCAGTCTCACTTGCAACTGAAATTTCGGACAGAAAACTCGCACAGACAACATTCCTCCTAATCGTCAAGGCCGGAAGCCGGCTCATTCAGGACAGTTCACTGAAGGCAGCCTACAAGCTTAGAAAAATAAAACTTGCAGTTGAATACATAACCGATGAGCCGTACCGCTCAAAGGCATTATTGGAACTTGCAAAGGCTTTTGTGGCCATCGGTAGCTATGAAAGTGCGCTGGCCACGATAAAGGAGATAAACTCACCGGAGTGGGCAAAGATCGCGTTCAAAGAGCTTACGTTCATCCTAAGTCAGAAGGGTGTCATAGACAAGTTCATAGATGCGTTCTCTGAGCTTGCCAATGAGTTTAACTCCCGCTTTGGCTCCGACCTCGTCGTGGAGCTTGCAGAGGCCTTCCTACTCGCGGGGAACCCCAAACTGGCGGTCCAGATGCTCCACCGGCTCAAGGATCCGGCGCAAGTCATCTCCAAGATTGCACTTGAAGTACTAGAAAAGAACCCCGCAGTCATACCCGGACTTCTTGAGGCCCTCCCGGATGAGGAAGCGGTTATAGTCGGAAAAGCAGTAATGGACAAGATACTTGAGCGTCCCACAAAGGCCTTGGAAAACGTTGTTAAAGCCGTTGCGAGAAGGGTACGGGCGGAACCGATATGGGTGAAGGTAGCGAGGTATTACACCCTGATTGGTGACATCGAAGCCGCCAAGAGCATAGGTTTAGTACTCAGGGATCCCAAGCTTCGGTCAATAGTCCTGGCAGACGTTGCACGGAGCTACTTAAAGCAGAACAGAATAGAGGATGCCATAGATGCGGCACTTGAAGTAAGAGACAGCAAGTTCGTTTCCCTTCTCGTGTCAGAGATACTCGTCAGGTCTCTAAGTGAGGGGGGAGCCTAA
- a CDS encoding zinc ribbon domain-containing protein produces MEVTCPVCSATFKVPDTVTVATCPYCGATFKVESGEKVGEHFFFPPMREDPAGKLLKFLSRQYGAPADIVDARVTKKELHWVPVYFFYLHGKDKYKETVEEVRFLGIPAGSPFKTLLMNYPFPVRGKRFFDETIVKKGKYYEPEMPREQAEEIARSHITTALQQEAREESARTGGFELEVVFQGLVHYPVWEVHYEYNGQSFVNFVDGTDGRVIRAEYPLMSEARKRATLLGIGLIGAGALLGLIASAYAGTVWGLIGGLVGGGAGAAGVFSKGSVSKRVVSEVMGIKKGNTYFMPV; encoded by the coding sequence ATGGAGGTAACATGCCCGGTCTGTTCGGCAACGTTCAAGGTTCCCGACACCGTCACGGTCGCGACCTGTCCCTACTGCGGGGCAACGTTCAAGGTCGAGAGCGGCGAGAAGGTTGGGGAGCACTTCTTCTTCCCGCCGATGAGGGAAGACCCTGCCGGGAAGCTCCTCAAGTTCCTCTCAAGGCAGTACGGTGCCCCGGCTGACATAGTGGACGCGAGGGTTACGAAGAAAGAGCTCCACTGGGTCCCGGTTTATTTCTTCTACCTCCACGGGAAGGACAAGTACAAGGAGACCGTTGAAGAGGTCCGCTTCCTTGGAATTCCAGCGGGTTCGCCCTTCAAGACTCTCCTGATGAACTACCCGTTCCCGGTCAGGGGCAAGAGGTTCTTTGACGAGACAATAGTGAAGAAGGGGAAGTACTACGAGCCGGAGATGCCGAGGGAGCAGGCGGAAGAGATAGCGCGCTCCCATATAACGACGGCGTTGCAGCAGGAGGCGAGAGAGGAAAGCGCCAGAACCGGTGGGTTTGAGCTTGAAGTTGTTTTCCAGGGTCTTGTACACTATCCCGTCTGGGAGGTTCACTACGAGTACAACGGGCAGAGCTTTGTCAACTTCGTCGATGGGACCGATGGAAGGGTGATAAGGGCGGAGTATCCGCTAATGAGCGAGGCAAGAAAGAGAGCTACTCTCCTCGGCATCGGGCTGATAGGTGCAGGAGCCCTGCTCGGACTGATAGCGTCCGCCTACGCCGGAACAGTCTGGGGGCTCATCGGCGGCCTCGTTGGAGGCGGAGCCGGAGCGGCTGGGGTCTTCTCAAAAGGTTCGGTCAGTAAGAGGGTTGTTAGCGAAGTTATGGGGATAAAGAAGGGCAACACTTACTTCATGCCCGTTTGA
- a CDS encoding HD domain-containing protein — protein sequence MLELFIELGNLKKLKRTGWILRGVPNPESIADHSFRTALITLFLADELKRKGVEINPDRALRIALLHDIGEARITDIPQPALKYVDKSEAERKAVEALLRASPLPEEYYRLWLEYEEESTPEGRLVRFADKLEMLIQALEYESAGVSGLDEFWGTLESLRKSEFYGYFKEIVDGLEGLRKQKRLL from the coding sequence ATGCTGGAGCTTTTCATCGAGCTCGGCAACCTGAAGAAGCTGAAGAGGACAGGGTGGATTTTAAGGGGCGTTCCAAATCCGGAGAGCATAGCGGACCACTCCTTTCGAACGGCGTTGATAACCCTTTTTTTAGCGGACGAGCTTAAAAGGAAGGGCGTTGAAATAAACCCCGACAGGGCCCTTCGGATAGCCCTTCTCCACGACATCGGAGAGGCGAGAATAACAGACATTCCCCAGCCAGCCCTCAAGTACGTGGACAAGTCAGAAGCAGAAAGAAAGGCCGTTGAAGCCCTGCTGAGAGCCAGCCCGCTACCCGAGGAATACTACCGGCTCTGGCTCGAGTACGAGGAGGAAAGCACACCCGAAGGCCGGCTCGTCAGGTTCGCAGATAAGCTTGAAATGCTCATCCAGGCCCTTGAGTACGAGTCCGCAGGTGTCTCGGGCCTCGACGAGTTCTGGGGCACCCTCGAAAGCCTCAGAAAGAGCGAGTTCTACGGATACTTCAAAGAGATAGTTGACGGCCTCGAAGGGTTGAGAAAACAAAAGCGTTTGCTTTAA
- the wtpB gene encoding tungstate ABC transporter permease WtpB, with protein sequence MHRDYTLYLFAALGSFLIAYIAVPIAVVFLKQASDVGMLVKTLHDPYVIGAIRNSLLTATATTLIALLFGVPLGYVLARKDFPGKSTVQALVDVPIVIPHSVVGIMLLVTFSNSILDSYRGIVAAMLFVSAPFTINAARDGFLAVDEKLEAVARTLGASRWRVFASISLPMAFPSIASGVIMTWARAISEVGAILIVAYYPKTAQVLILEYFNNYGLRASRPIAVVMVSLSLGIFILLRWLVGRKNAGS encoded by the coding sequence ATGCACCGGGACTACACTCTCTACCTCTTTGCAGCACTTGGGAGCTTCCTGATAGCCTACATAGCCGTCCCCATAGCGGTGGTTTTCCTCAAGCAGGCCTCCGACGTGGGGATGCTCGTTAAAACCCTCCACGACCCGTATGTGATAGGGGCCATCAGAAACTCCCTTCTAACCGCGACCGCAACCACTCTGATAGCCCTCCTTTTCGGCGTTCCCCTCGGCTACGTTCTGGCGAGAAAAGATTTCCCCGGAAAGAGCACCGTCCAAGCACTGGTGGATGTCCCTATAGTCATTCCGCACTCCGTTGTTGGAATAATGCTCCTCGTCACGTTCTCGAACTCAATCCTCGACAGCTACAGGGGGATAGTAGCCGCCATGCTCTTCGTTTCCGCCCCGTTCACGATCAACGCCGCAAGGGATGGTTTCCTGGCTGTGGATGAGAAGCTCGAAGCAGTCGCCAGAACCCTCGGTGCTTCTCGCTGGAGGGTCTTCGCCTCAATATCCCTACCGATGGCATTTCCCTCAATAGCGAGCGGGGTCATAATGACGTGGGCGAGGGCCATAAGCGAGGTCGGCGCGATACTGATAGTTGCATACTACCCAAAGACGGCCCAGGTTCTAATCCTTGAGTACTTCAACAACTACGGACTGCGAGCATCGAGGCCGATAGCGGTTGTCATGGTGAGTCTGAGCCTCGGAATCTTTATACTGCTCCGCTGGCTGGTGGGGAGGAAGAATGCTGGAAGTTAG
- a CDS encoding Era-like GTP-binding protein, whose translation MIKVAIIGAENVGKSTLMNALIGGRVSEVENLPGTTKGVIRRRFGKLKISKGMKNPLGGADEFVLMDTAGLFDPEMELRGKVLSEEKFREIINEIVSADIIIHMVDATVGLHRGMEKIHHMLKFRYEKPIIVVINKIDLVPRERVEELREVIKKRLEQEPIALSLVTYEGFNELLERIAYMAQYV comes from the coding sequence ATGATAAAGGTTGCGATCATCGGTGCTGAGAACGTTGGCAAATCAACGCTTATGAACGCCCTCATTGGTGGAAGAGTGAGCGAAGTCGAGAACCTGCCGGGGACGACAAAGGGAGTCATAAGAAGGCGCTTTGGGAAGCTCAAGATATCCAAGGGCATGAAGAACCCGCTCGGTGGGGCTGACGAATTTGTCCTCATGGATACTGCAGGCCTATTTGACCCGGAGATGGAGCTCAGGGGGAAGGTTCTGAGCGAGGAGAAGTTCCGCGAGATAATCAACGAGATAGTCTCGGCTGACATTATCATTCACATGGTCGACGCGACGGTCGGCCTCCACAGGGGGATGGAGAAGATCCACCACATGCTGAAGTTCCGGTACGAGAAGCCGATAATAGTCGTCATCAACAAGATCGACCTCGTTCCGCGAGAGCGCGTTGAGGAGCTGAGAGAAGTCATAAAGAAGAGGCTTGAGCAGGAACCCATAGCCCTATCGCTGGTTACCTACGAGGGCTTCAATGAACTGCTTGAGAGGATAGCCTACATGGCGCAGTACGTCTGA